The Nocardioides sp. S5 genome includes a window with the following:
- a CDS encoding TIGR01777 family oxidoreductase has translation MRVLIAGASGFLGTHLSTHLRVHGHEVTALVRREPTSAHESRWDPSTGDIDAAAVARADAVVNLAGASIAANPHSKAYAREVMDSRVSTTRLLADTIAAAERPPSFLAGNGISWYGDHGGRLVTEDTETTGDAFLTRVARAWEEATLPAQDAGARVCVLRTAPVMDRTSPPLKQLRLLFQLGGGARLGSGEQHMPMISLRDWVGAVSYLVESRDVSGAFNLCCPHTPTNAEFTRTLASAVKRKAFLAVPSAVMKVAAGDLASELLGSINARPAALERAGYDFEDEDVREVLAAALA, from the coding sequence ATGCGCGTCCTCATCGCCGGTGCCTCAGGATTCCTCGGCACCCACCTGTCCACGCACCTGCGGGTGCACGGGCACGAGGTGACCGCGCTCGTGAGGCGCGAACCCACCTCGGCCCACGAGTCCCGGTGGGACCCGAGCACCGGTGACATCGACGCCGCCGCGGTCGCCCGCGCCGACGCCGTGGTCAACCTGGCGGGAGCGAGCATCGCCGCCAACCCGCACTCCAAGGCCTACGCCCGCGAGGTGATGGACTCCCGGGTCTCGACCACGCGTCTGCTCGCCGACACGATCGCCGCCGCTGAGCGACCGCCCTCCTTCCTCGCCGGCAACGGCATCAGCTGGTACGGCGACCACGGGGGCCGACTTGTGACCGAGGACACCGAGACCACCGGCGACGCCTTCCTCACCCGCGTGGCGCGCGCGTGGGAGGAGGCGACCCTCCCGGCGCAGGACGCCGGCGCCCGGGTCTGCGTGCTCCGCACCGCCCCCGTGATGGACCGCACCTCCCCGCCCCTCAAGCAGCTGCGGCTGCTCTTCCAGCTGGGCGGCGGAGCCCGGCTCGGGTCCGGCGAGCAGCACATGCCGATGATCTCGCTGCGCGACTGGGTCGGAGCGGTGAGCTACCTGGTCGAGTCGCGTGACGTCTCGGGCGCGTTCAACCTGTGCTGCCCGCACACGCCCACCAATGCCGAGTTCACCCGCACCCTGGCCTCCGCGGTGAAGCGCAAGGCCTTCCTCGCGGTGCCGTCGGCGGTCATGAAGGTCGCGGCCGGTGACCTGGCCTCCGAGCTGCTCGGCTCGATCAACGCCCGCCCGGCGGCCCTGGAGCGCGCCGGCTACGACTTCGAGGACGAGGACGTCCGCGAGGTGCTCGCCGCCGCGCTCGCCTGA